The DNA segment CCGGGAGGACGAGGCGATCTGGCGCTACTTCGCCGATACGGCCTTCCCGCCCGAGGCGCAGGTCCGCCAGACCCTCTCGGCCCTGGCCGACGCGGGACGGCCGCTGTCCGTGCCCGCCCTGGAAGCGGCGGTGGACCTCCGGCGCACCCGCCTGGAGACGATGCTGAAGGTCCTCGACGTGGACGGCGCCGTGCGCCGCGTGAAGGGCGGCTGGGCGAGCACCGGGCAGCAGTGGGTGTACGACACCGAGCGGTACGCGTGGGTGGCACGGCAGCGGGCGGCCGAGCAGCAGGCCATGCGCGACTACGTGAGCACGTCCGGGTGCCGGATGGAGTTCCTGCGCCGGCAGCTCGACGACGAGGGCGCGGTCCCGTGCGGGCGCTGCGACAACTGCGCGGGCGCCTGGGTCGGTTCAGCCGTCTCGGCCGAGGCGCTGGCGGGAGCGACGAAGGAGCTGGACCGCCCGGGGGTGGAGGTCGAGCCGCGCCGGATGTGGCCGACGGGGATGCCCGCCCTGGGTATCGAGCTGAAGGGGCGCATCCCGGCGAAGGAGCAGTGTTCCACCGGGCGCGCCCTGGGCCGGCTCTCGGACATCGGCTGGGGCAACCGGCTGCGCCCGCTGCTGGCCGAGAACGCGCCCGACGGTCCGGTCCCCGACGATGTCCTGCGGGCAGCGGTGGCGGTCCTCGCCGACTGGGCCCGCTCTCCCGGCGGCTGGGCCTCGCAGTCCCCGGACGCCGCGGCCCGGCCGGTGGGAGTCGTCGCCGTGCCGTCCCTGTCTCGTCCGCAACTGGTCGGCTCCCTCGCCCAGGGAATCGCGTCCGTCGGCCGCCTCCCGTTCCTGGGCACCCTGACCCACGCGGACCCGAGCGGCGCGCACACGGCACACCGCAGCAACTCCGCCCAGCGTCTGCGCACCCTGTCCGGCGCGTTCACCGTCTCCGCGGAGCTGGCCGGCGCCCTGGCCGACTCTCCCGGCCCGGTCCTGCTCGTGGACGACCGCACCGACTCCGGCTGGACCCTCGCGGTGGCTGCCCGCCTGCTCCGCCAGGCAGGCTGCCAGGAGGTTCTCCCGCTGGTTCTCGCCGCGGCGGGCTGAGCTTTCCCTGTCGGTCTCCTCGGCGCTTACCCGCTCCCCGCTCTTCCTCGGGGAGCGGGGTGTACCTGAGGGCGAGCGGGGCTGTCGGCTGCCTGCGGTGCTGCGGTGCTGCGGTGTTGCCGGCTGCCGGCTACCGGCGTTGCTTCGGCCTCGGCCGCAGCCGATCTTGTCGTGTCCCTGTTGCGAGTTATCCACAGGCTCAAGCGGAATCTCAAGATCCGCGAGATCGTCTGGGCATGACGAATCACGGCGAAACCACCGGACCCTTCGAAAACGGTGACATCACGGGAGGAATCCCGCTCGACGGGCGGTCCGCGCACGACGCCCAGGTCACGCTGCGCACCCCGGCCGAGCTGGCCGACGCGCTGCCCTACCTGCTCGGCTACCGGCCCGAGGACAGCATCGTCCTGGTCGCCCTCCACGACCGCGGCGGCCGGGGCAGGTTCGGCGGGCGAGCCCGCCTGGGCATCCCGGCGGGCGAGGACGACTGGGCCGCCGCCGCGCGGCAACTGGCCAGGGGCCTGGTGACCGGCAGTGAGCGCCGCGGTGCCCGGCCCGAGCAGATGGTCGCCTACGTCTGCCAGGAGCCGCGACCAGGTGAATCCGGCCAGGACGTCAAACGGCGGCTCGGGCCGCTCGCCCAGCTGCTGCGCACCGAGTGCGGCAGCCTCGACGTACCGGTGATCGAGACCCTCTGTATTTCGGACCGCCGCTTCTGGTCGTACTCCTGCCCGGTCGTGGGATGTTGCCCCGAGGAAGGCACGCCGATGGGTCTGCCCGGCACCTCGGTGCTGGCCGCGGCCGCCACCTACGCCGGAATCCAAGTGCGCGGCACCCTGAGGGAGTTGCGGGCCAGGATGCTGCCCTGGGAGACCTCCGCCGCCCTCGCGCAGGAGGTCGCCCTGGACACCGCGGGCATGGCCCTGGTGCCCCGCATCCTGGACGACGCCAGGCGTGCGGACGTCGCGTCGGAGACCCTCGGCCTCGCCGAGCGCGTCATTCGCCGGTTCGCGGCGGCACCCCCGGTCTCCGGTACGCACGTGGCGGACGCCAGGGACGACGCACTGCTCGCCCACGACGAGGCGGCGACGCTGATCCTCGGGCTCCAGGACCGTACGACCCGCGATCGGGCGGCCGGCTGGATGGAGGGCGACGAGGCCGGACCGGCCCTGCGGCTCTGGCGCGCGCTCGCCCGCCGCTGCGTCGGACCGTACGGCGAGCACGCCGCGGCCCCGCTGACTCTGGCCGGCTGGGTCGCCTGGTCGGCCGGCGACGAGCTGGAGGCCCGTGAGGCCCTGGCGATGGCGCTGGGCGCGGACCCCGACTACCTCTTCGCCCGCCTCCTGCACCAGGCATGCAACGAGGGGCTCGACCCCGAGGCGGTCCGCCGATGCCTGCGCGCGGACCGGACCGGACGCACGCTGGGCGGGGACATGGAGGAACAGGGCATGGAGGAACAGGACACGGAGGAACAGGGCGAGGAGGATCGAGACACGGAGGAACGGGACAGGGACCCGGAACAGACCGGCCCGGCATCGGGGCCGGACCGGTCGTCGGACATCCGCGCGGCAGCCGCGGGAGCCCCGGGACACGGGACCGCCGCGGCAGCCACGGGGCAAGCGGAGTGCCGGGGCGGCGAGCCGGCCGGCGGCGCTGACGACGGCGAGCCGGCGAGGGACACCGGCGACGAGCCGGAGGACGGCGCTGGAGCCGCGTCGGGCTCGCGCACCGCTCCCCGCCGACGCCGCCGCGCACGGCCCTCGGACACCTGCGACAGCGGCGCTCGCCCAGCGCGAGCCGAAGGTCGACGTCGGCGGCCGGCCCACTCCCGCCCGCAACCGCCCGCCACCGGACCCGCATACCCGGGCAGCGCCAGGCCCGGCGGCACGCGCACGCGTGCGGACGACGGCACAGGCGGTGCCACCAAGGCGGAGACCGGCCGGCACGCGGCTGAGAGCGACGGCTGAGCACGAAACCGGAACCGGAGACGATGCAGCCGCCAGCCGCCAGCCGCCAGCCGCCAGCCGCCAGCCGCCAGCCGCCAGCCGCCAGCCGCCAGCCGCCAGCCGCCAGCCGCCAGCCGCCAGCCGGTACACCGCCCGCATCCGCATCCGTCGGTACAGCCCCAGGGCCGTCTCTGCAGGGAGGCCCGGGGGCGGGGACGCATCCCGCGCGCCGAGGCCGAGTGTCGCGCATCACACCGCTATTCGGTCGGCTTCTCCGCCTCGGCGCGTGACCCGGACGAGCCTCCTCGCGTTCACCTGAGTGGCGGAACGCCTGAACACCGGGGCGTCGCCGCTGCACGACCCTTGTCCCTCCGGGCGCTCACCCCGCGCCCGGCACGTCCGAGGCGCACCGTGCGCAGAAGAAGGCACGCCATGCATCAGCAGCCGACTCCGCCCTCCCGCGCCGAGGACAGGCGCCCGCCCCGGGTCCGGCACGAGCCGTCCCCGCCGATGGCGAGCGCCACCACCGCACAGGCGGGCACGGCCGTTTCACCGGTGCCGCCGCCACCACGCACCGCGCCGACGGCACCCTCCGCCCACGACCGGCCCCAGCCCGCCTCCTCCGCCTCATCACCGGGCCGACCCCACCGGCCGTCCGGTGCCGTCCCGCGCCCAACGCCGGTGAGTCCCCGCTCCGCCCCCGGCCTGCCGTCCACGCACCACGCCCTGATCTGCGTGGCCCTGCCGGGCCTCGCCATCTCGGACGAACA comes from the Streptomyces sp. NBC_00820 genome and includes:
- a CDS encoding DUF4192 domain-containing protein, with protein sequence MTNHGETTGPFENGDITGGIPLDGRSAHDAQVTLRTPAELADALPYLLGYRPEDSIVLVALHDRGGRGRFGGRARLGIPAGEDDWAAAARQLARGLVTGSERRGARPEQMVAYVCQEPRPGESGQDVKRRLGPLAQLLRTECGSLDVPVIETLCISDRRFWSYSCPVVGCCPEEGTPMGLPGTSVLAAAATYAGIQVRGTLRELRARMLPWETSAALAQEVALDTAGMALVPRILDDARRADVASETLGLAERVIRRFAAAPPVSGTHVADARDDALLAHDEAATLILGLQDRTTRDRAAGWMEGDEAGPALRLWRALARRCVGPYGEHAAAPLTLAGWVAWSAGDELEAREALAMALGADPDYLFARLLHQACNEGLDPEAVRRCLRADRTGRTLGGDMEEQGMEEQDTEEQGEEDRDTEERDRDPEQTGPASGPDRSSDIRAAAAGAPGHGTAAAATGQAECRGGEPAGGADDGEPARDTGDEPEDGAGAASGSRTAPRRRRRARPSDTCDSGARPARAEGRRRRPAHSRPQPPATGPAYPGSARPGGTRTRADDGTGGATKAETGRHAAESDG
- a CDS encoding RecQ family ATP-dependent DNA helicase, with amino-acid sequence MDHLELRTEADIVLAELVGDPGGSARLREDQWQAVAALVQDRRRALVVQRTGWGKSAVYFVATALLRRRGSGPTVIVSPLLALMRNQVEAAERAGIRARTINSANPEEWDTIYEEVERGETDVLLVSPERLNSVDFRDQVLPRLAATTGLLVVDEAHCISDWGHDFRPDYRRLRAMLADLAPGVPVLATTATANARVTADVAEQLGTGAGEALVLRGSLERESLRLGVVQLPDAAHRLAWLAEHLDELRGSGIIYALTVAAAEEATAYLRQRGFNVASYTGRTENADRLQAESDLQANRVKALVATSALGMGFDKPDLGFVVHLGSPSSPIAYYQQVGRAGRGVEHADVLMLPGREDEAIWRYFADTAFPPEAQVRQTLSALADAGRPLSVPALEAAVDLRRTRLETMLKVLDVDGAVRRVKGGWASTGQQWVYDTERYAWVARQRAAEQQAMRDYVSTSGCRMEFLRRQLDDEGAVPCGRCDNCAGAWVGSAVSAEALAGATKELDRPGVEVEPRRMWPTGMPALGIELKGRIPAKEQCSTGRALGRLSDIGWGNRLRPLLAENAPDGPVPDDVLRAAVAVLADWARSPGGWASQSPDAAARPVGVVAVPSLSRPQLVGSLAQGIASVGRLPFLGTLTHADPSGAHTAHRSNSAQRLRTLSGAFTVSAELAGALADSPGPVLLVDDRTDSGWTLAVAARLLRQAGCQEVLPLVLAAAG